In Mycobacterium sp. JS623, one genomic interval encodes:
- a CDS encoding M16 family metallopeptidase: MPQPPAARSRALHRGARADETSDAVRCTTLPGGLRVVTEFIPSVHSASVGVWVGVGSRDEGHSVAGAAHFLEHLLFKSTPTRTAVEIAQAVDAVGGELNAFTAREHTCYYAHVLDTDLALAVDLVADVVLRGRCAAEDVEVERDVVLEEIAMRDDDPEDTLGDVFLSAMFGEHPVGRPVIGSVESISAMTRAQLHSFHLRRYIPERMVVAVAGNVDHNEVVSLVREHFGPRLIRGRHPVAPRKGTGRVTGKPTLRLVHRDAEQTHLMLGVRTPGRHWEHRWALSVLNTALGGGLSSRLFQEIRETRGLAYSVYSTIDTFSDSGALSIYAGCQPERFDEVVRVTADVLEKVARDGITEAECRIAKGSMRGGLVLGLEDSGSRMNRIGRSELNYGEHRSIAHTLGKIDAVTLAEVNAVARQLLTRPYGAAVLGPQRSKRSLPQPLRGIAR, translated from the coding sequence ATGCCGCAACCGCCAGCAGCTAGGTCCCGGGCACTGCATCGCGGCGCCCGCGCTGACGAAACGTCGGACGCGGTGCGCTGCACCACCTTGCCCGGTGGCCTGCGTGTCGTCACGGAATTCATCCCGTCGGTGCATTCGGCATCGGTGGGCGTATGGGTTGGGGTCGGATCGCGCGATGAGGGACACAGCGTGGCAGGCGCCGCGCACTTCCTCGAGCACCTGCTGTTCAAGTCGACTCCTACCCGCACTGCAGTCGAAATCGCGCAAGCGGTCGACGCTGTCGGCGGTGAGCTGAACGCGTTCACCGCCAGAGAGCACACCTGCTACTACGCGCACGTGCTCGACACGGACCTCGCGTTGGCCGTCGATCTGGTTGCCGACGTGGTGCTGCGCGGCCGCTGCGCCGCAGAAGATGTCGAAGTCGAACGTGACGTCGTGCTCGAGGAAATCGCGATGCGCGACGACGATCCAGAGGACACGCTCGGCGATGTATTCCTTTCGGCGATGTTCGGCGAGCACCCAGTGGGCCGTCCGGTGATCGGCAGCGTCGAGTCCATCTCGGCGATGACGCGCGCGCAGCTGCATTCTTTCCACCTCCGGCGCTACATCCCTGAGCGGATGGTGGTGGCCGTTGCGGGCAACGTCGACCACAACGAGGTGGTTTCGCTGGTACGAGAACACTTCGGGCCGAGGCTGATTCGCGGCCGACACCCGGTGGCACCGCGCAAGGGCACCGGCCGGGTCACCGGCAAGCCGACCCTGCGGCTTGTCCACCGTGACGCAGAGCAGACGCATCTGATGCTCGGGGTGCGCACTCCGGGACGACACTGGGAGCACCGATGGGCGCTGTCGGTGCTCAACACCGCGCTCGGCGGCGGCCTGAGTTCCCGGCTGTTCCAAGAGATTCGGGAAACGCGTGGCCTGGCGTACTCGGTGTACTCGACCATCGACACGTTCTCCGACAGCGGCGCGCTATCGATTTACGCGGGGTGTCAGCCCGAGCGGTTCGATGAAGTCGTCCGGGTGACCGCCGACGTGCTGGAGAAGGTGGCGCGCGACGGCATCACCGAGGCGGAATGCCGCATCGCCAAGGGTTCCATGCGCGGTGGGCTGGTGCTCGGGCTGGAGGATTCCGGCTCGCGGATGAACCGCATCGGCCGCAGCGAGCTCAACTACGGCGAGCACCGCAGCATCGCGCATACCCTCGGCAAGATAGACGCTGTCACCCTGGCGGAAGTCAACGCCGTCGCACGCCAATTGCTGACCCGGCCCTACGGTGCCGCAGTCCTTGGCCCGCAACGATCGAAAAGGTCGCTGCCACAGCCGCTTCGGGGTATCGCACGCTGA
- a CDS encoding polyribonucleotide nucleotidyltransferase: MSVVEIEDGVYESTAVIDNGSFGTRTIRFETGRLAQQAAGSAVAYLDDETMLLSATTASKNPKDHFDFFPLTVDVEERMYAAGRIPGSFFRREGRPSTDAILTCRLIDRPLRPSFVDGLRNEIQVVVTVMSLDPQELYDVVAINAASMSTQLAGLPFSGPIGGVRVSLIDGTWVAFPTVEQGEKAVFDMVVAGRVLDDGDVAIMMVEAEATENVVELVAGGAQAPTETVVAEGLEAAKPFIKALCAAQQELADRAAKPTGEYPVFPDYGDDVYYSVASVATDELSKALTIAGKNERDDRTNEIKAEVLERLAEQFAGREKEIGGAFRSLTKKLVRQRILTDHFRIDGRGVTDIRALSAEVAVVPRAHGSALFERGETQILGVTTLDMVKMAQQIDSLGPETSKRYMHHYNFPPYSTGETGRVGSPKRREIGHGALAERALMPVLPGIEEFPYAIRQVSEALSSNGSTSMGSVCASTLSLLNAGVPLKAPVAGIAMGLVSDDVEVDGNTERRFVTLTDILGAEDAFGDMDFKCAGTKDFVTALQLDTKLDGIPSQVLAGALSQAKDARLTILEVMAEAIDSPDEMSPYAPRITTIKVPIDKIGEVIGPKGKMINSITEETGAQISIEDDGTVFVGASDGASAQAAIDKINAIANPQLPKIGERFLGTVVKTTDFGAFVSLLPGRDGLVHISKLGKGKRIAKVEDVVKVGDKLRVEIADIDNRGKISLILVSEEDTAEPADEAPADAPVDAATASS; this comes from the coding sequence ATGTCTGTAGTCGAAATTGAAGACGGCGTATACGAATCCACCGCCGTGATCGACAACGGGAGCTTCGGCACCCGCACCATCCGCTTCGAAACCGGTCGGCTCGCCCAGCAGGCCGCCGGCTCCGCCGTCGCTTACCTCGACGACGAGACGATGCTGCTGTCGGCGACCACCGCCAGCAAGAACCCGAAGGACCACTTCGACTTCTTCCCGTTGACCGTCGACGTGGAGGAGCGCATGTACGCCGCGGGGCGCATCCCCGGCTCGTTCTTCCGTCGTGAGGGTCGTCCCTCCACCGACGCGATCCTGACCTGCCGGCTGATCGACCGCCCGCTGCGCCCATCGTTCGTCGATGGCCTGCGCAACGAGATCCAGGTCGTGGTCACGGTCATGTCGCTCGATCCCCAAGAGCTCTACGACGTGGTGGCGATCAACGCCGCGTCGATGTCCACCCAGCTGGCCGGTCTGCCCTTCTCGGGCCCGATCGGCGGTGTGCGGGTCTCGCTGATTGACGGCACCTGGGTCGCTTTCCCGACCGTCGAGCAGGGCGAAAAGGCCGTGTTCGACATGGTCGTCGCCGGGCGTGTGCTCGACGACGGTGACGTCGCGATCATGATGGTCGAGGCCGAGGCGACGGAGAACGTCGTCGAGCTGGTTGCCGGCGGTGCCCAGGCACCAACGGAAACTGTTGTGGCAGAAGGCCTGGAGGCCGCCAAGCCGTTCATCAAGGCGCTCTGTGCGGCGCAGCAGGAGCTCGCCGATCGTGCGGCCAAGCCGACCGGCGAGTACCCGGTCTTCCCCGATTACGGCGATGACGTGTACTACTCGGTCGCATCGGTGGCCACCGACGAGCTGTCCAAGGCGCTGACCATCGCGGGCAAGAACGAGCGCGATGACCGCACCAACGAGATCAAGGCCGAGGTGCTCGAGCGGCTGGCCGAACAGTTCGCGGGTCGCGAGAAGGAAATCGGCGGCGCATTCCGGTCGCTGACCAAAAAGCTTGTGCGCCAGCGCATCCTGACTGATCACTTCCGCATCGACGGCCGCGGCGTCACCGACATTCGCGCGCTCTCTGCCGAGGTGGCCGTCGTACCGCGGGCGCACGGCAGCGCGCTGTTCGAGCGTGGCGAGACCCAGATCCTCGGTGTCACCACGTTGGACATGGTCAAGATGGCTCAGCAGATCGACTCGCTCGGGCCGGAAACCAGCAAGCGCTACATGCACCACTACAACTTCCCGCCGTATTCGACCGGTGAGACCGGCCGCGTGGGTTCGCCCAAGCGGCGCGAGATCGGCCACGGCGCGCTTGCCGAGCGGGCGCTGATGCCGGTGCTGCCCGGCATCGAAGAATTCCCGTACGCGATCCGCCAGGTGTCGGAGGCGTTGAGCTCCAACGGATCCACGTCGATGGGTTCGGTGTGCGCGTCGACCCTGTCGTTGCTGAATGCCGGTGTGCCCCTCAAGGCGCCGGTGGCGGGCATCGCAATGGGCTTGGTGTCGGACGATGTCGAGGTTGACGGCAACACCGAGCGGCGCTTCGTCACCCTCACCGACATCCTCGGCGCCGAGGATGCGTTCGGTGACATGGACTTCAAGTGCGCAGGCACTAAGGACTTCGTCACCGCGCTGCAGTTGGACACCAAGCTCGACGGCATCCCGTCGCAGGTGCTGGCCGGTGCGCTGTCGCAGGCCAAGGATGCCCGGCTGACCATCCTCGAGGTGATGGCCGAGGCCATCGACAGCCCCGACGAGATGAGTCCGTACGCGCCGCGGATCACCACGATCAAGGTCCCGATCGACAAGATCGGCGAGGTCATCGGGCCCAAGGGCAAGATGATCAACTCGATCACCGAGGAGACCGGCGCGCAGATCTCGATCGAAGACGACGGCACGGTGTTCGTCGGCGCCTCGGACGGCGCCTCGGCGCAGGCAGCGATCGACAAGATCAACGCGATCGCCAACCCGCAGCTGCCCAAGATCGGTGAGCGGTTCCTCGGAACCGTGGTCAAGACAACCGATTTCGGTGCATTCGTGTCGTTGCTGCCGGGCCGCGACGGCCTGGTGCACATCTCGAAGCTCGGCAAGGGCAAGCGGATCGCCAAGGTCGAAGACGTGGTCAAGGTCGGCGACAAGCTGCGCGTGGAGATCGCCGACATCGACAACCGCGGCAAGATCTCGCTGATACTGGTCTCCGAAGAGGACACCGCCGAACCCGCCGACGAGGCACCCGCTGACGCACCCGTCGATGCCGCAACCGCCAGCAGCTAG